In a genomic window of Flavobacterium crassostreae:
- a CDS encoding nucleoside deaminase, with the protein MMDPFTDEYFMKKALQEAAMAFDKGEIPVGALVVAHNTIIARGHNLTEMLNDVTAHAEMQAITAAANYLGGKYLKDCTLYVTLEPCQMCAGALYWSQISKIVFGASDLQRGFKKMGSQLHPKTTVVGGVLAEEAADLMQRFFAARRK; encoded by the coding sequence ATGATGGATCCCTTTACAGACGAATATTTTATGAAAAAAGCCTTGCAAGAAGCTGCAATGGCTTTTGATAAGGGCGAAATTCCGGTTGGGGCGCTAGTGGTAGCGCACAACACCATTATAGCCAGAGGTCATAATTTGACAGAAATGTTGAACGATGTAACGGCACATGCCGAGATGCAAGCCATAACGGCTGCAGCAAACTATCTAGGAGGAAAATACCTGAAAGATTGCACGCTTTATGTAACCTTAGAACCTTGCCAAATGTGTGCTGGAGCTTTGTACTGGAGTCAGATTTCTAAAATTGTTTTTGGAGCAAGTGATTTGCAGCGTGGGTTTAAAAAAATGGGAAGCCAATTGCACCCAAAAACTACTGTAGTTGGTGGTGTTTTGGCAGAGGAAGCAGCAGATTTGATGCAGCGTTTTTTTGCGGCAAGAAGAAAATAA
- a CDS encoding RDD family protein yields the protein MNPEHYRISEHLFATKTQRFLHFVLDSLFSYILILSAGTTLVLAGETFGYPSLSEWVETMTLLEIIVYSIGIIFLYYFLTEVYFARTPAKILTKTIVVKYDGTKPTIQNIFYRTWSRFIPLEWFSYLGTATIGWHDALSRTYVVHKQALLKDRVSFQNKK from the coding sequence ATGAACCCAGAACACTATAGAATTTCAGAACACTTATTTGCAACAAAAACCCAACGATTTCTACACTTTGTCCTCGACTCGTTGTTTAGCTACATTCTAATCTTGAGTGCAGGAACCACCTTAGTTCTTGCCGGAGAAACCTTTGGTTATCCATCCTTGTCAGAGTGGGTGGAGACAATGACTTTGCTCGAAATCATTGTCTACAGCATAGGAATTATTTTTTTGTACTACTTTTTGACCGAAGTATATTTTGCAAGAACACCAGCAAAAATACTTACAAAAACCATTGTAGTTAAATATGACGGAACCAAACCCACAATCCAAAACATCTTTTATAGAACCTGGAGTCGTTTTATACCCCTGGAATGGTTTTCTTATTTAGGCACCGCAACTATTGGTTGGCATGATGCCTTATCGCGAACGTATGTTGTCCATAAACAAGCATTGCTAAAGGATCGAGTGTCCTTTCAAAATAAAAAATAA
- a CDS encoding deoxyguanosinetriphosphate triphosphohydrolase, with translation MNWEQLLSLRRQGDTTKRLRIEQDDTRLGFEVDYDRIIFSAAFRSLQDKTQVIPLSKTDFVHSRLTHSLEVSVVGRSLGRLVGKKILQKYPHLQEVHGHHMNDFGAIVAAASLAHDIGNPPFGHSGEKAIGEYFSIGNGKQYQDRLSSKEWQDLIDFEGNANGFSVLTASRPGIEGGLRISYATLGAFMKYPKESLPKKPTKNIADKKYGFFQTDKNFFNEVAQDMGMISNKEAGSIGFERHPLAYLVEAADDICYTIIDFEDGINLGLVSEDFALEYLIKLVKDSIDTSKYKTLQTKEDRISYLRALAIGSLIQDAVNVFVDNEEAILNGQFPYALTDKSKYKAQMDDIIKISVNNIYQSREVIEKEIVGYQIIQTLLDKFITAYDNKFNGKASNYDELLLKMLPEKHHFEKENLYERLLHICHYISLLTDGNALELFNTINGKKGI, from the coding sequence ATGAACTGGGAACAACTTTTATCATTAAGACGACAAGGCGACACAACCAAAAGATTACGCATAGAACAAGACGACACCCGTTTGGGGTTTGAGGTAGATTATGACCGTATTATTTTCTCGGCAGCCTTCAGGAGTTTGCAAGATAAAACCCAAGTAATCCCACTATCTAAAACAGATTTTGTACACAGCCGTTTGACTCATAGTTTAGAGGTTTCGGTTGTGGGGCGGTCTTTAGGACGTTTAGTAGGGAAGAAAATTCTTCAAAAATACCCACATCTACAAGAAGTACATGGCCACCACATGAATGATTTTGGAGCCATTGTAGCTGCAGCCTCTTTGGCGCACGATATCGGAAATCCTCCCTTTGGACACTCTGGCGAAAAAGCCATTGGAGAATATTTTTCTATAGGTAATGGCAAACAATACCAAGATCGGTTGTCTTCTAAAGAATGGCAAGATTTGATTGATTTTGAAGGCAATGCCAATGGATTTTCGGTGCTTACTGCTAGTCGTCCTGGGATAGAAGGTGGCTTGCGTATTTCGTATGCAACTTTGGGTGCTTTTATGAAATATCCAAAGGAGAGTTTGCCTAAAAAGCCTACTAAAAATATTGCAGACAAAAAGTATGGTTTTTTTCAGACCGATAAAAATTTCTTTAATGAAGTAGCCCAAGATATGGGGATGATTTCCAATAAAGAAGCAGGATCTATTGGGTTTGAAAGGCATCCGTTGGCGTATTTGGTCGAAGCGGCAGATGATATTTGTTATACCATCATTGATTTTGAAGATGGGATTAATTTGGGCTTGGTTTCGGAAGATTTTGCCTTAGAATATTTAATCAAATTGGTAAAAGATAGTATTGATACCTCCAAATACAAAACCTTGCAGACCAAAGAAGACCGTATTAGTTACCTGCGTGCCTTAGCAATTGGTAGTTTGATTCAAGATGCCGTAAACGTATTTGTGGATAACGAAGAAGCTATCTTGAACGGGCAATTTCCGTATGCTTTAACAGACAAAAGCAAATACAAGGCTCAAATGGATGATATTATAAAAATTAGTGTAAACAACATTTATCAGAGCCGCGAGGTGATTGAAAAAGAGATTGTTGGTTATCAGATAATTCAGACTTTACTGGACAAATTTATAACCGCTTATGATAATAAATTTAACGGCAAAGCCTCTAATTATGATGAATTACTTCTAAAGATGCTACCAGAGAAACACCATTTTGAAAAAGAAAACCTCTACGAGCGGTTGTTGCATATTTGCCATTATATCTCGCTGCTAACCGATGGCAATGCCTTAGAATTGTTTAATACCATCAACGGCAAAAAAGGGATTTAG
- a CDS encoding ribonucleoside-diphosphate reductase subunit alpha: MYVVKRDGRKEPVMFDKITDRIKKLCYGLNDLVDAVKVAMRVIEGLYDGVATSELDNLAAETAASMTIAHPDYAQLAARIAISNLHSNTTKSFSETMTEMYHYVNPRNGQYAPLIAEDVYKVIQDNAAFLDSHVLYNRDFNYDYFGFKTLERSYLLKINGKIVERPQHMLMRVAVGIHLDDLESVLETYDLMSKKYFTHATPTLFNAGTPKPQMSSCFLLAMQDDSIDGIYDTLKQTAKISQSAGGVGLSIHNVRATGSYIRGTNGTSNGIVPMLRVFNDTARYVDQGGGKRKGSFAIYIETWHADIFDFLDLKKNTGKEEMRARDLFFAMWTSDLFMRRVQENGNWTLMCPNECPGLYDVHGEEFEKMYTDYEIAGKGRKTIKAHELWEKILESQIETGTPYMLYKDAANRKSNQKNLGTIRSSNLCTEIMEYTSADEVAVCNLASLSLPMFVENGAFDHQALYNVTKRVTRNLNKVIDRNYYPVPEAKNSNMRHRPIGLGVQGLADAFIMLRLPFTSKEAKKLNQEIFETLYFAAVTASMEMAKEEGPYSTFQGSPMSEGSFQYNLWGIEDEALSGRWDWASLRKEVLQHGVRNSLLVAPMPTASTSQILGNNEAFEPYTSNIYTRRVLSGEFIVVNKHLLHDLVELGLWNDALKQELMRNNGSVQDLNIPQDLKDLYKTVWELSMKDIIDMSRDRGYFVDQSQSLNLFMQNANYSKLTSMHFYAWRAGLKTGMYYLRTKAAVDAIKFTLNNDKKTEPIQVQVASKPAPAPVAAAVEMTSDEYKAMIELAKNAGPEDCEMCGA; the protein is encoded by the coding sequence ATGTACGTAGTAAAGAGAGATGGTCGTAAAGAGCCAGTAATGTTTGATAAAATCACCGATAGAATTAAAAAACTATGCTATGGTTTAAATGATTTAGTAGATGCTGTTAAAGTAGCTATGCGTGTAATTGAAGGACTCTATGATGGAGTAGCTACGTCTGAGTTAGATAATTTAGCAGCCGAGACGGCGGCTTCGATGACAATTGCGCATCCGGATTATGCACAATTAGCAGCCCGAATTGCGATTTCTAATTTGCATTCTAACACCACCAAATCGTTCTCAGAAACGATGACCGAAATGTACCACTACGTCAATCCAAGAAACGGACAATACGCACCGTTAATTGCAGAGGATGTTTATAAAGTTATACAAGACAATGCGGCTTTTTTGGACTCGCATGTCTTATACAATAGAGATTTTAATTATGATTATTTTGGTTTCAAAACATTAGAACGTTCGTATTTACTTAAAATAAACGGAAAAATTGTCGAGAGACCACAACACATGCTGATGCGTGTTGCTGTTGGGATCCACTTGGATGATTTAGAGTCGGTTTTAGAGACCTATGACCTAATGTCCAAAAAGTATTTTACGCATGCCACGCCAACATTATTTAATGCAGGAACTCCAAAACCTCAAATGTCTTCTTGTTTTTTGTTAGCCATGCAAGACGATAGCATTGACGGAATTTACGACACCCTAAAACAAACCGCAAAAATCTCGCAATCTGCAGGAGGCGTAGGGTTGTCTATCCATAATGTCCGTGCAACAGGATCTTATATTCGGGGCACTAACGGCACCTCCAACGGAATCGTTCCCATGTTGCGTGTTTTTAATGATACCGCACGATATGTAGATCAAGGCGGCGGAAAACGCAAAGGAAGTTTTGCTATATATATCGAAACATGGCACGCCGATATTTTTGATTTTTTAGATCTAAAAAAGAATACCGGAAAAGAAGAAATGCGCGCCAGAGACTTGTTTTTTGCGATGTGGACCTCCGATTTGTTCATGAGACGCGTACAAGAAAATGGCAACTGGACCTTAATGTGTCCTAACGAGTGCCCTGGCTTGTATGATGTGCACGGCGAAGAATTTGAAAAAATGTACACAGACTACGAAATAGCAGGAAAAGGCCGAAAAACCATAAAAGCACATGAATTATGGGAAAAAATTCTAGAATCTCAAATTGAGACCGGAACCCCATACATGCTATACAAAGATGCCGCAAACCGCAAATCCAACCAAAAAAACCTAGGAACCATTCGTTCTTCTAACCTATGCACCGAAATCATGGAGTACACCTCCGCAGATGAGGTAGCAGTTTGTAACTTGGCATCCCTATCCTTGCCCATGTTTGTAGAGAACGGCGCGTTTGATCACCAAGCACTCTATAACGTGACCAAACGAGTAACTCGCAACCTAAACAAAGTTATAGACAGAAATTACTATCCAGTACCAGAGGCCAAAAACTCCAATATGAGACACAGACCAATAGGTCTAGGTGTGCAAGGATTAGCAGATGCATTCATTATGTTGCGTTTGCCATTTACCTCCAAAGAAGCCAAAAAACTCAATCAAGAAATTTTTGAAACACTATATTTTGCAGCCGTAACCGCCTCCATGGAAATGGCAAAAGAAGAAGGGCCTTACTCCACATTTCAAGGATCACCTATGTCCGAAGGATCCTTTCAATACAACCTATGGGGTATTGAAGACGAAGCACTATCCGGACGATGGGATTGGGCTTCCTTGCGAAAAGAAGTACTACAACACGGAGTGCGCAACTCCTTATTGGTAGCACCAATGCCAACGGCCTCTACCTCCCAAATTTTAGGTAATAACGAAGCATTTGAGCCCTATACCTCCAATATTTATACCCGCCGAGTACTATCGGGAGAGTTCATTGTAGTCAACAAGCACCTACTGCATGATTTAGTAGAACTCGGACTCTGGAATGACGCCTTAAAACAAGAGTTAATGCGTAACAACGGATCCGTACAAGATTTAAACATTCCGCAGGATCTAAAAGATTTATACAAAACCGTATGGGAATTGTCCATGAAAGACATCATAGACATGTCTCGCGACCGAGGCTATTTTGTAGACCAATCCCAATCCTTGAATTTGTTTATGCAAAACGCCAACTATTCTAAGCTAACGTCGATGCATTTTTATGCTTGGCGCGCAGGATTAAAAACCGGAATGTACTACCTCCGAACCAAAGCCGCCGTAGATGCCATTAAGTTTACCCTAAATAATGACAAAAAAACCGAGCCAATCCAAGTCCAAGTTGCATCCAAACCAGCTCCTGCTCCAGTAGCGGCAGCGGTAGAGATGACCAGCGACGAATACAAAGCCATGATCGAACTAGCTAAAAATGCTGGACCCGAAGATTGCGAAATGTGTGGAGCTTAA
- a CDS encoding ribonucleotide-diphosphate reductase subunit beta: protein MSKMEPILQENKNRFVIFPIKHHDIWEWYKKMEASFWTAEEIDLSQDLNDWNNKLTDDERYFVKHILAFFAASDGIVNENLAENFVNEVQYAEAKFFYGFQIMMENIHSETYSLLIDTYVKDEIEKDELFNALEIFPAIKKKADWALKWIESDSFAERLIAFAAVEGIFFSGAFCSIYWLKKRGLMPGLTFSNELISRDEGVHCDFAVHLHNHHLINKVSKERIREIIVDALNIEREFITESLPVSLIGMNAVLMTQYLEFVADRLLVELGCDREYHTTNPFDFMDMISLQGKTNFFEKKVAEYQKSGVMNTDDDAQKISFDADF from the coding sequence ATGTCAAAAATGGAACCAATTTTACAAGAAAATAAAAATCGTTTTGTGATTTTTCCGATTAAACACCATGATATTTGGGAGTGGTATAAAAAAATGGAGGCTAGTTTTTGGACTGCCGAAGAAATTGATTTGTCTCAAGATTTAAATGACTGGAATAATAAATTAACGGATGACGAACGTTATTTTGTAAAACATATCCTAGCCTTTTTTGCGGCCTCAGATGGGATAGTAAACGAAAATCTGGCGGAGAACTTTGTAAACGAAGTGCAGTACGCAGAGGCAAAGTTCTTTTATGGTTTTCAAATCATGATGGAAAACATTCATAGCGAAACCTATTCGTTATTGATTGACACCTATGTGAAGGATGAAATTGAAAAAGACGAGTTATTCAACGCTCTAGAAATTTTTCCGGCCATCAAGAAAAAAGCAGATTGGGCTCTTAAATGGATCGAATCGGATTCTTTTGCCGAAAGGCTAATTGCTTTTGCGGCAGTAGAAGGAATTTTCTTCTCAGGGGCTTTTTGTTCTATTTATTGGTTAAAAAAGCGTGGCCTAATGCCTGGTTTGACTTTTTCTAATGAGTTGATCTCTAGAGACGAGGGAGTTCATTGTGATTTTGCAGTGCATTTACACAACCACCATTTGATTAATAAAGTTTCTAAAGAACGTATTAGAGAAATCATTGTAGATGCCTTAAACATTGAAAGAGAGTTTATTACAGAATCTCTTCCGGTGAGTTTAATAGGGATGAATGCAGTGTTAATGACCCAATACCTAGAGTTTGTAGCAGACCGATTGTTAGTTGAGTTAGGCTGCGATAGAGAATATCATACCACCAATCCGTTTGATTTTATGGACATGATTTCGCTGCAAGGAAAAACCAATTTCTTTGAAAAGAAAGTAGCCGAATACCAAAAATCTGGAGTGATGAATACGGATGATGATGCTCAAAAAATTTCTTTTGATGCCGATTTTTAA
- a CDS encoding DUF3078 domain-containing protein, with translation MFKTVFSLCFLILFSATVCSQKIITSKPVPKITTERDSLTDWVKKNQVGFDLSEIAFVNWNAGGTSSITGLLKSKFTRIYTQDTYNWTNELVMRYGLNKQDGLEVRKTEDVFQFNSAFGYRRDTLSNWYHTAKFNFNTQFTNGYAYPNTQKAVSKPFAPAYVFIGIGAEYATPEKNRLLYLSPFTSKMTFVLDERLANQGSFGVRKATYDTQNNLLTPGQKSKIELGFLVTALYKEEIFKNITLENRISLYSDYINKFGNIDVDNNLMVELVVNDHVKTNIGAHLIYDDDIKAKEERDGKQVTVGPKLQLKQVLGVGFVYTF, from the coding sequence ATGTTTAAAACTGTATTCTCTCTTTGTTTTTTAATCTTATTTTCAGCAACGGTTTGTTCTCAAAAAATAATTACTAGTAAACCGGTGCCAAAAATAACTACCGAGCGCGACTCTTTGACCGATTGGGTCAAAAAAAACCAGGTTGGTTTTGATCTTTCTGAAATAGCTTTTGTAAACTGGAATGCTGGTGGAACGAGCTCCATTACAGGTTTATTAAAATCCAAATTTACCCGTATTTACACCCAAGATACCTACAATTGGACGAACGAATTGGTGATGCGCTATGGGCTAAACAAACAAGATGGGCTGGAGGTCCGAAAAACAGAAGATGTCTTTCAGTTTAATTCTGCTTTTGGTTATCGAAGAGACACTCTTTCTAACTGGTACCATACTGCCAAATTTAATTTCAATACGCAATTTACTAACGGATATGCGTACCCAAATACTCAAAAAGCGGTTTCTAAACCCTTTGCACCTGCTTACGTATTTATTGGTATTGGAGCGGAATATGCCACTCCCGAAAAAAACAGATTGTTGTATCTCTCGCCATTTACTTCAAAAATGACCTTTGTATTGGACGAAAGGTTGGCAAATCAGGGTTCTTTTGGGGTCCGGAAGGCAACCTATGACACCCAAAACAACCTCCTAACACCAGGTCAAAAGTCAAAAATTGAACTTGGTTTTTTGGTAACTGCATTATACAAAGAGGAGATTTTTAAAAACATTACTTTAGAAAACAGAATAAGCCTGTACTCGGACTACATCAATAAATTTGGCAATATAGATGTTGACAACAACCTTATGGTCGAATTGGTGGTTAATGACCATGTCAAAACAAACATTGGAGCGCATCTAATATATGATGACGATATTAAAGCCAAAGAAGAGAGAGATGGCAAACAAGTTACTGTAGGGCCAAAACTACAACTCAAACAAGTATTAGGCGTGGGGTTTGTGTATACTTTTTAA
- a CDS encoding 1-deoxy-D-xylulose-5-phosphate synthase: MSNNLLSNIYYPTDLRKLEEVQLPQVAKELREFIIAIVSVKEGHLGASLGVIELTIALHYVFNTPTDLLIWDVGHQAYGHKILTGRRENFDTNRQLGGISGFPKRTESPYDAFGVGHSSTAISAALGMAIASNLKGDFDKQHIAVIGDASIASGMAFEGLNHAGVTNANLLVILNDNAIGIDPSVGALKNYLTSVKNGKNPRQNNMIKSLNFDYSGPVDGHDIFAVIKELRRLQKIKGPKFLHLITTKGKGLKQAEENQVKYHAPGKFDAKSGEIYLKSEENLPPKYQDVFGLTVLDLAQKNQKILGITPAMPSGSSLKFMMEAMPERAFDVGIAEQHAVTLAAGMATQGMVVFCNIYSTFLQRAYDQIIHDVALQNLAVIFCLDRAGLVGEDGATHHGVFDIAYLRCVPNLIIYAPLNEIDLQNILYTAQLGLQNPIAIRYPRGRGQNAYWRQNNFGKYQPIAIGKSVCLKTGTQIAVLSTGTIGNNVRQALKNLLEPEAIAHYNFAFVKPLDEKELHLIFAQFKSILTIEDGTIVGGFGSGILEFASQNNYLIPITTLGVPDAFIEHGTVTELQQFCKIDVSSLELLFSKIIL, translated from the coding sequence ATGTCAAATAATTTACTTTCAAACATTTATTATCCAACCGATTTGCGTAAGTTAGAGGAAGTACAACTCCCTCAAGTTGCCAAAGAATTGCGAGAATTTATCATTGCTATCGTTTCCGTAAAAGAAGGGCATCTTGGTGCTAGCTTAGGGGTTATTGAACTCACCATTGCCTTGCATTATGTATTCAATACCCCTACCGATTTGCTTATTTGGGACGTAGGCCATCAGGCTTATGGACACAAAATACTAACTGGCAGAAGAGAAAACTTTGACACCAATAGACAACTTGGCGGTATTTCTGGTTTCCCAAAAAGAACCGAAAGCCCTTATGATGCCTTTGGTGTTGGCCACTCCTCCACGGCCATATCTGCCGCATTAGGCATGGCGATAGCCTCTAATCTAAAAGGCGATTTTGACAAACAACATATTGCAGTTATTGGAGACGCCTCTATTGCTTCGGGGATGGCTTTTGAAGGGCTGAATCATGCAGGAGTTACCAATGCCAATTTATTAGTAATACTCAATGACAATGCCATTGGAATTGATCCGAGCGTAGGCGCTTTAAAAAATTATTTGACTTCGGTCAAAAACGGAAAAAACCCTAGGCAGAATAACATGATTAAATCCTTGAATTTTGATTATTCAGGCCCCGTGGATGGACACGATATTTTTGCCGTTATTAAAGAGCTCCGGCGTTTACAAAAAATCAAGGGCCCTAAATTTTTGCATCTAATAACCACCAAAGGAAAAGGTCTAAAACAAGCCGAAGAAAACCAAGTAAAGTACCATGCGCCAGGCAAATTTGACGCCAAATCTGGAGAGATTTATTTGAAATCCGAAGAAAATCTTCCTCCTAAATACCAAGATGTTTTTGGCTTGACCGTTTTGGATTTGGCACAAAAAAACCAAAAAATCCTTGGCATTACTCCTGCCATGCCTTCTGGGAGTTCTTTAAAATTCATGATGGAAGCCATGCCAGAGCGCGCCTTTGATGTAGGAATTGCAGAACAGCATGCCGTAACTCTAGCCGCAGGAATGGCTACACAAGGAATGGTTGTTTTTTGCAATATTTATTCTACTTTTTTACAAAGAGCCTATGACCAAATTATCCATGATGTAGCCTTACAAAATCTAGCGGTAATTTTTTGTCTGGATCGTGCCGGATTAGTTGGCGAGGATGGTGCAACCCATCATGGTGTTTTTGACATTGCTTATTTAAGATGTGTTCCAAACCTGATTATATATGCTCCTTTGAACGAAATAGACCTTCAAAATATTTTATATACCGCACAGCTAGGTTTGCAAAATCCTATTGCTATTCGGTATCCCAGAGGCAGAGGGCAAAATGCCTATTGGCGCCAAAATAATTTTGGAAAATACCAACCTATTGCTATCGGAAAATCTGTTTGTCTAAAAACCGGAACACAAATAGCCGTTTTATCTACAGGAACCATTGGCAACAACGTTAGGCAGGCTCTAAAAAACCTTTTAGAACCAGAGGCCATAGCGCATTATAATTTTGCGTTTGTAAAACCTTTGGATGAAAAAGAATTACACCTTATTTTTGCGCAATTTAAAAGCATCCTTACCATTGAAGATGGTACTATTGTTGGCGGTTTTGGAAGTGGTATTTTAGAATTTGCATCTCAAAACAACTACCTAATACCAATAACTACTCTAGGGGTTCCAGATGCCTTTATAGAACACGGAACCGTTACGGAATTGCAACAATTTTGCAAAATAGACGTTAGCAGTTTAGAATTGCTTTTTTCAAAAATTATACTCTAA